One Hordeum vulgare subsp. vulgare chromosome 4H, MorexV3_pseudomolecules_assembly, whole genome shotgun sequence DNA window includes the following coding sequences:
- the LOC123446505 gene encoding putative pentatricopeptide repeat-containing protein At3g16710, mitochondrial gives MASLYHSSFPLSPPSSSCHGVLSLPPRTAVPFVCLCRAPPQDDHDAELLGALQSNGNGSLLKEQHPASAKVLESGSGELGDSGGGRRSSQAQLRARDCARRIMSLPMEERVKVLDLLQRDDAALTISDYNDIISALARGGDYDSAVALFRALEPNGVVAPDAHSFAIAVQCFCRKGAPDEAKETLDEMVARGYLPSVSAFSAVVGCLCKRGRVTRAMEVFDTMRSVGSEPTIRTYNSLIGGLCYVGRLEEARVLLNKLKDSPKQTADIYTFTIVLDGFCKVGRTEDAMAIFEDAIRLGLSPTIFTYNALLNGHCKEGNLLKAYDLLMEMCDNDDCPPDKISFSIVLPALLRAGEVSAAWKTFKRMEHAGFEADSRALDTLARGLCRQCAADISVLREAKEVFGKVVAAGHEPVSYTYCLMAQALARGGEVDAAVAILDDMVRKGYALRKRAYTDVVRALCDRSRTYDALRVLAVVIAKDFVPGRNAFDALLEELSRQGRWPDAMAVYAAAVKRGVVVSLKRHVKEALARDQEKEEAWESPAQLGVP, from the coding sequence ATGGCGTCTCTCTACCACTCCTCCTTCCCGCTCTCCCCTCCGTCCTCCAGCTGCCATGGTGTCCTCTCCTTGCCCCCTCGAACCGCGGTGCCGTTCGTTTGCCTCTGTAGAGCACCACCGCAAGACGACCACGACGCGGAGCTCCTCGGCGCGCTCCAGTCCAACGGCAACGGCAGCCTCCTCAAAGAACAACATCCCGCGTCAGCCAAAGTTCTGGAGTCGGGCTCCGGGGAATTGGGTGACAgtggcggcgggaggaggagctCTCAGGCTCAGCTCCGGGCGCGTGACTGCGCGAGGCGGATCATGAGCCTCCCCATGGAGGAGCGGGTGAAGGTGCTCGACCTCCTGCAGCGCGACGATGCGGCGCTCACCATCTCCGACTACAACGACATCATCTCCGCGCTCGCGAGGGGCGGGGACTACGACTCCGCTGTCGCGCTGTTCAGGGCGCTCGAGCCCAACGGCGTGGTTGCGCCAGACGCCCACTCTTTCGCCATCGCCGTGCAGTGCTTCTGCAGGAAGGGCGCGCCCGACGAGGCAAAGGAGACGCTTGACGAGATGGTAGCTCGCGGTTACCTCCCCAGCGTTTCTGCCTTCTCTGCCGTCGTGGGCTGCCTCTGCAAACGTGGACGCGTCACCAGGGCCATGGAGGTGTTCGACACCATGCGTTCCGTCGGGAGCGAGCCCACCATCCGCACGTATAACAGCCTCATCGGCGGGCTCTGCTACGTTGGCCGCCTCGAGGAGGCGCGGGTCCTCCTCAACAAGCTCAAGGACTCGCCCAAGCAGACGGCGGACATCTACACTTTCACCATTGTGCTGGACGGGTTCTGCAAGGTGGGGCGGACGGAGGACGCCATGGCCATCTTTGAAGATGCCATCCGGTTGGGCCTCTCGCCCACGATTTTCACCTACAACGCGCTGCTCAATGGCCATTGCAAGGAGGGGAACCTGCTGAAAGCGTATGACCTGCTTATGGAGATGTGCGACAACGACGATTGCCCGCCGGACAAGATCAGCTTCAGCATTGTGCTGCCGGCTCTGCTGCGAGCAGGCGAAGTCTCTGCAGCGTGGAAGACGTTCAAACGCATGGAGCACGCCGGGTTCGAGGCGGACAGCCGCGCGCTGGACACCCTGGCCCGGGGGCTATGCCGGCAGTGTGCGGCGGACATCTCGGTCCTGAGGGAAGCCAAGGAGGTGTTCGGCAAGGTCGTGGCCGCCGGGCACGAGCCGGTGTCGTACACGTACTGCCTGATGGCGCAGGCTCTGGCACGCGGCGGCGAGGTGGACGCGGCCGTGGCCATATTGGACGACATGGTGCGCAAGGGGTACGCGCTGCGGAAGCGCGCGTACACGGACGTGGTGCGCGCGCTGTGCGACCGGAGCAGGACTTACGACGCTCTCCGGGTGCTGGCCGTGGTGATCGCGAAGGACTTCGTGCCCGGCCGGAACGCGTTCGACGCGCTGCTCGAAGAGCTCAGCCGGCAGGGGAGATGGCCCGACGCCATGGCAGTGTACGCCGCTGCGGTGAAGCGGGGCGTCGTTGTGTCGCTGAAGCGTCACGTCAAGGAGGCGCTGGCGCGGGATCAGGAGAAGGAAGAGGCGTGGGAATCACCGGCGCAGTTGGGTGTCCCATAG